From the Gemmatimonadota bacterium genome, the window CAGCTGCTGGACTGTCATCAGGTAGTGCGCGCCGCTGTGGGTGATCTCGTTGTGCTCGAACTCTCTCCAGACATCCATCTCACTGTCCGATTCGTTATGGCAACCATCGTGTTGCCGGCACAATAAAAAGTTTGGCTTATCAAATATGGCTTCGAATAATATAACCTTTCGTGGGACTGTCAAGAAAAAAGTAGACGATCCGCAAGTTTATTGCAGCCGTGCGCCTGGTTCTGCCCTGTCCCGCCCGGTCTCGTACGCACGCGCACGCCCGGGCGCGTGTACCTAAATGTGTTACGTGGTTGTGTTTACGGAAAGTTGGATGTATTATGTATGATAGGCGTTTTATGCCCTTGACCAAAACCTTCGGAACCTCGGCATGACGAATACGATCCCTTTTACGGAACTTTCGGAGCAGCTCAAGGGCACCGATCTGCCGGATATGCTGGTCCGGGATCATCTCGACCGGATGGAGCCGGCCTACTTCGAGCGTTACGAGCCTGAAGTGGTCCGGCGACATATCGAAATGATCAATGGGCTGGGACCGGACAACGCCGCGGAAATCGACGTGGAGTCCCTGGACGATTCCACATGGCGGCTGACCGTCGTGGCTTTCGACAACCTGACGGTAATCTCGATCCTTTCGGGCCTTCTGGCGTCTAATGGACTGAGCATACGGCGGGGAGACGTGTTCACCTACGCCGACGCGTCGCCGGCGGTTGATGGGCGCAAACGGTCCCTGCGGCCGAGACGGCGGCGCCGCGCAAGGCCGGGCACGCCGGCCGCGCCGCCGGACATCACCTCGGCGTCGCTGAGGACACAGCGTAAAATCGTGGATGTTTTCCGCGTGCACGCGTTGTCGGAGAAGCCTCCTGACTGGCCCGCCATTGCGCGGGAAATCAAGGATGCCATGCACAGCCTGCGGATGAACAGCGCCAAGGCGCTGCAGAGAAGGATCAACGAGCGCGTCGTGGACTATCTTCGTCACGAGGAGGGCGCGGAGCACTCCTCCGTGTTCCCCGTGCGCGCGGCGATCGACAACGACACCGGGACCGGGGCGACCCGCCTCGATATCACGGGCCAGGATACCCCTGCGTTCCTGTACGCCCTTTCGACCGCCCTGGCGCTGCGCGACATCAACATCCGAAGGATCGATATCGCGGCCGCCGGAGCCGAGGTGCAGGACACGCTCGAGGTGACCGACCGGCGCGGAGGCAAGATTACCGACCCGAGGAAACTCCATGAACTGCGGTTCGTGATCACCCTCATCAAGCAGTTTACCCATCTGCTGACCCGGGCGCCGAATCCCGCCCAGGCCCTGGAACACTTCAACCAGTTGATCGACCAGGTCCTGGCCAACGTACCGCCCGGCCGGGCGATGGAAGAGATGTTCGACCAGTTGGAGAAGCAGGAAGTGATCAGCGCGATGGCAACACTCTTCGGCACCAGCGATTTCCTGTGGAAGGACTTCCTCAGGATGCAGTACAAGAACCTGTTCCCCGTGCTGCAGGACATCAAAGTGGTCGGTATCGTAAGGTCGCGGGAGCAAATGGAAGGCGAGCTGGCCGCGCGGTTGTCGAAAGTCGGAAGTTACGCCCGTCGCAAGGAGTTGCTGAACCGGTACAAGGACAAGGAGATGCTCCGGATCAGCATGCGGCAGATCCTGGAGAAGAAGCAGGACATCCAGGCCTTTTCCCGCGGACTCACCACGCTGGCGGAGGTGGTCCTCGAGTCTGCGTATGAAATCTGCGACCAGGAGCAGCGCCGTCAGTACGGCGAGCCCACGCTTCCCTCCGGCGAGCCCTGCGTGTTCAGCATCTGCGCGCTGGGTAAATGCGGCGGCCGGGAACTGGGTTGGGCCTCGGACATCGAACTGATGTTCGTCTACGCCGGACAGGGCAGTACGAGCGGCCCCCACGTCGTGGTGAATTAGGAGTACTACGAGCGGCTCGTGCGCATGATCTGCAGCACCATCGAATCCCGGAGAGAAGGCCTGTTCGAGATCGACCTCCGGCTCCGGCCCTACGGCGAAAAAGGGGCTCTGGCCTCCTCCCTGGAGAAGTTCAACGCGTATTTCAACGAAAAGGGCGGCGCCCTACCCTACGAGCGTCACGCGCTGATCAAGCTGCGCGCCATCGGGGGCGATTCGGTCCTGGGTGGGGACGTCGAGGACGCCCGCGATGCCTTCGTGTACCACGAAGCCCCGGTCGACGGCCGGTCGTGGACCCATCTACGCGAGCGGCAGAACGACGAACTGGTCGATACCGGTGCCATCAACGTCAAATACAGTTACGGCGGCCTGATCGACATCGAGTACTTCGTGCAGGACCTGCAGATCCTCTACGGCGCCCGGAACGACTCCGTCCGCGGACCGAACACACTGGAGGCCATGGAAGCCCTCAACCGCGCCGGATTCCTTTCAGACGAAGAGCGTGGCATGCTGGACCGGGCATACCGGTTCCTCGTCAGGTTGATCAACGCCCTTCGCATGGTGCGCGGCAACGCCCGGGACCTCGTCCTTCCGGACTGGTCTTCCCAGGAATTTCTGTTTCTTGCCCGCCGCCTGGGATACGACGAGGGAGACGGCGCGGGACCGGGCGAACGACTGCGACGGGACATTGATCGGAACATGGAATGGGCGGCCCGGGCGCTGAGGACCCGTTTCGTCCACAAGCTGTTCGATTGAAGCTTCGGTCCGGCGGCCCCGGACTTCACTCTCGGTATGGCACGATGAAACTACGGCTGAACATATGGACCATGGGACTGGGCCTGCTCGCCGCGTTGACGCTGACGGCAAGCCTGGGCGTCCTCGTCCTGCTGGGAACCGGCTGGGGCAATGACCAGGTCCGCCGCGCCGTGGTGCGGAACGTTCAGGACCGGCTCAACGGGCAGGTAACGATCGAACGCGTCGAAACCGGCTTGCGGACGCACCTGGCGATGCGGGGCGTATCCTTGCGCCTGGCGGACGTCCATGGTGGCGGTGAGGTCGCGGGTGCGGACGAAATCAGGATAGACTTCAACGTCTGGGACGCCGCGGTGGGCGATGCGCCGCTCTACAGCGTCGGGATCGACGGATTCCGCATGGCCTACGTCGAAGACGCCGCCGGCAGCGGGATGAATTCCCTGGATCTGCTGTTTGAAGGCCCGGCGCAGGACGGGGAAGCGGCGCAGGACGGGGAAGCGGCGCAGGACGGGGAAGTGGATGGAGGAACGTCCGGCCTGCCTTTCGATCTGCGCGACTTGCGGATCAGGAACGGCACGTTCCGCTATTTCGATCCCGGGGATTCCACGGCGGTGAGCGCCGGGGAAGTCGGTTTCAGCGGCTCCGTGCTCCGGCCGTTCACGGTGGAAGGCGAGATCGACGCGGGGCATGTGGCTTACCGTATAGCAGGTTATGAAGACGCGGCAACGAATATGCGCACGGACGTGTACTTCGAAGGGGACGACCTTACGGTTCACGACCTGATCATGGAATCCGCCCACGGCCCACCGATCAGATACCACGTGACCGGCGAGATATCGACCGCGGACAAGAACCCGGCCACGCTGGATTTCGCCGCGAACGGACAAGTCGGCGCCATACTGCGGATCATCGGGTTCGAAAACACCATGCCGGGGACCTTCACCATGACCGGGTCGCTGCGCAACAGCCTGTCCGATCCGGCCATCGAGGCCAGGTTCACGTCGCCAGTGGTACGATCGGAGTACGGCGCGTTCAACCTGGCCGCGTTGGATATGGCCTATGTGCGGGACGTGCTCACGGTCAACCGGTTCCGGGGCAGGCATGAGGCCGGATGGATATCGGGACGGGGCCGGCTCGATTTCAGTGGTGAATCTACCGGATACCGCCTGCAGCTGGAGTCACCCGGGATCGCGCTCCCCGCGCTGCCGACGGTCCTCGTCGGCGACGATAGCGAGCTGGAGGGCGAGGTGGAATTGGCCTTCGAAATGGAAGGCGACGGCTTCGACGACGCGCCCCGCAGGGCCGATCTGACCGTTTCTTCCGCCCTGGTGAGCATAAGCGGCCTGCCATTGCGGGAGGCAACGGCAACGGCCGCGTACCGGCGCGGCCTGCTGCGGGCCGACCTCCGGGAAGCGTCTTTCCAGGTTAATACCGAGGGACAACTCGGCACGGACGGGAACATTCAGCTGACCGGTTCGGTCGACGTGCATGACGTCGGAAAGCTGCCTCCGCCGCTGGATTTCGCAGAACTCCGCGGTTCGGGCGACCTGGATCTCTACCTGCTGGGCACGCTCCGGCGGCCGACCGTTCGGCTCGGTGGCTGGGTCAGCGATCTGGCCTATGGCGATGTCCTCCTCGGCGAAACGAAAGTCGAAGGTTTTCTGGACGAACGTCGCAACCTGACGATCAATGCCGTGCTGGACAGGCTGGAGCTCCGGGCGAGGACGAACCTGGCCGGTGACCGGGCTGTTGCCGGATACTTCAACGTGCATGACCTCAGGCTCGCGGACTACCTCCAAAGCGAATCCTGGTGGGGGCTGGATGCCATCCTCCGCATGCGGGGCGAGATTTCCGGTACCATACAACAGCCCTCCGTTACGGGGAAGGGCACCGTCCGGAACCTGGCGATTCAAAATGAAGACCTGGGCGACACCGATCTGGAAATGACGATCGACACGGACCGCCTTGCGTTCACCCTGACCCGGGTGCCGGGTCCCACCGTACACGCGGAAGGATCCCTCGAATTGACCGGGCAGTACCCCTACGATCTGCGGGTCGATCTGCTGCAGACTTCACTGTCTCCGCTGCTCTCCATACTTTCCAAGAGACCGATCGAAGGCGGCACCGGCACGTTCAGCGGGAGCGTACACGCCGTGGGACTGGCCGGGTATCCGGACCTTTCCACCATAACGGTCTCCCTCGATTCGCTGGATGTATTGATGAACGACCGGATACTGCATTCCGAGGCCCCCTCCACCGTGAAACTGGAAAACCAGGTCATTACCGTGGACGAATTCAGACTGGCGGGCGACTTCGGCCGCGTAACGGTCGACGGTACGGCCAGTCTCGCCGCGGACGGACGGGTCGATCTCGAAACCATCCTGGAAGGCGTGCAACTGGAGTTCTTCTCGCCTTTCCTGGTGTCGGCCGGCACGTTCAGCGGCGCCATGGACGGCGTGATCGCCCTGGAGGGCACGCCGGAAGATCCCAGGATGAACAGCCAACTGACCGTTTCGAACGTGAGCTATGCAATTGGAAACAGAACCAACCTGCTTGGCACGGTGGCCGCATCGGCGGTTTACGAAGACCGGTTGCTGCGGGTTCCCATGCTATCCGTGCAGAGTCCGGTGGGACGATCGGAGATCGATCTTGTCTATCCGGTCGATCTGCGATGGGCGACGGAGGTCCAACCGGAGTCGCTTCCGTCCGGCGAAAGATACACGGCGTCCATGGTCGTAGACAATCTGGCCGTGGCGCCCCTGCGGGAGTTCTTCGAGGTGGTTCCCGCCGATCTGGATGGCTACATCCGGGGCAGGATCGACGTGAACGGTTCGGTCCGGGACCGCAGCGACGTCGACGGGGTCATGGCGCTGGATTCGCTGAAACTGTTCGGTCTCCAGAACGAGCTGGTGAACACGGAACCCGTCAGGCTGCATTTCGACGGGGCCCACATCCATATGGAATCCATGTCCGCCACGTTTCGCCGCATCAACCAACCCGATGACGAGCGGGGCCGGCTTTCGATGCACGGCCGCCTGGCGTACGTCGATGGCGGAACGGAGGCGGGCGTGTCCGACTTCGTCATCCTGGGTGAGCAGATCAGGATGGACGCCGTCATGGCACTGGCCAATCTCGACCTTCCCCTGGGCGGTAATGTGAATACCCGGATCGAAGTCACCGGTCCGGCCTCCGCCCGGTTCATAGAAGCCCGCGTTTCCATGGATCAACCGAGATACAATCAAGCCTCCCTGGACAGCCTCGCCGCCCACTTGGTGTATAGCGGCGGGGAAATCGCAATCCGGGACCTGAGGATTCGCAAAGGCGGCGATACCATAACCGCTCACGGCTCCATACCCTATGACCCGGCCCGTACTGAAAGGACCGGCGATGCGACCGGTGTGGAAGATATCGCCCTGACCGTCGAAGGAGACGACATCGACCTGTCTTTCCTGAGCGGCGTCGTGTACGATCTCGAACGCATCGAGGGGAAGGCCGACATCCGCCTGTCCATCGGAGGAACACCCGCTTCACCCCGGTCGGTCGGTCAGGTCACCGTTCGGGACGCGGCGTTGCGTTTCCGTGAGTTCGAACCGATGTTCCGGGCAGACTTGCTGCAGGTCGACGTCGATGGAGGCGCCTTCGCGCTAAATCCCACAGCGTTCCGCGCCGGGGACGGCACGGTCCGGGTTTCCGGCGACCTCTTGACGGACAACCTGTCCTTCGCCGAAATCGAAGCCTATGCCGATTTCAGCCAGGCTGAAGTGGAACGGCTCGGTTCGGCCATGCTTGTAATCGACGGATCGCTTGCCTGGACCGGCAACAGGGACCGTTCACGGATTTACAATGTAGCCGATCCGATCGTCGTGACCGGCGTGGTCACACATTCGCTGGATATCGGCGAATTGCTCCTAGACAACGCGATCATACGTCCGCAGGACACGCCCGACCCGTTCCTGGAAAGCATCGCGCTGGACGTAGCCGTGGACGTGACCGACCTAGCCGTCGAGAACAATATCGCCCAACTGACCGTCGAGGGCGGGGTGGCCCTCGGCAATACGGTGCAGAATCCCCTGTTGACCGGAAACGCCGTCGCCGAGGATGACGGCGTGATCAGGTACCTGGGCGCCACCTTCGAACTGGAAACCGGACGGATCGACCTGACCAGGCGCGTACCGTTGGAGAGCTTTACCGCGCTGATCGAGTACCCGGTGGCGCAGCTCGACCCGGTCCTGAACATTCAGGCCTGGGCGCCCCGCGTGCGCGACATTCACGATACTTATTACGAAGTGGAACTGCTCGCGTCCGGACCGGTGTCGACGGTGACGCCCCAGTTGCGCGCAGCGCCGCGCGACGACAACGCTACGGAGATTCTGGCTTCGGGTTCCCGGTCGCTTGCCGGCCCCGAGGTAATTTACGGTCCCGAGGTCGTCTCCCTGCTGACTTTCGGCACGGCCGGACTCACCAGTCTGGGCACGCCCGATGAATACGCCGGCATGAGAAACAGGGCCTTTTTGATGACCGGAGAAGCACTCGCAGAGGCCTTGTTGAATCTCGACGAAGTCCAGGTCGAAGGCGATCCTTTCTCGATGAACAGCGCCATTCAGGCCGGATCGCCGGTACAACTTACCCTCAGCAAGCGGATCAACCGGCGCGCCCGGGTCAGCTTTACCCGATTGTTCCAATCTTCGGAATACTCGCTGCGGGTCGGTTACCAGTTGACGGATTTCCTGTTTATCGAGACTTTTTCCGAACAACTGGGCGAACATCCTCAGAATGGCATAGACCTCCGGGTCAAATTCCGGTTTCGGTAAGCCTGCGCCTTTGCATGTAAGGACGACAGGGGACCAAACGGTCAGGCAATGCACATGGTAAAGGGAATGAGGCTTCCCTCGAAGCCAACCGTTGCCGAATCGGGTCGTATCGGTTCATCCCGGACGCGGTATTCCGGTACGTTCCGGACGCTGTTTCTCCTGGCGATCCTGTACGCTTTCCCCGTTGACGCCCAGCAGTCCCTCATCGTCGATCGCATCGTCGTCGAAGGCAACGCGACCATCGCCGGGGACCGTATACTCAGTCTGATCGAAACCAGAACGGACAGTTTTCTAAGGCCCAGATTCTGGCAACGCAGACGTTTAAATAACGCCACCTGGCGGACCGACCTGTCGGCGATCGAGAGCTTTTACAGGAACAGCGGTTTTCTGGATGCAAGGGTCCGGTTCGTTCGCGAAGAGATTGACACGGATCGGGTCGCGCTCAGGATCGTCATCGACGAAGGTCCTAGGTATACCGTGCGCGCGGTCAATCTGAACGGCTTCGGATACCTTTCCGAAGACGAAATCCGGCAGAACCTTATCACACGGGAAGGCCAGGTATTCTTCCGACTCTCCGCCGCGACGGACAAACGCTACATCCAGCGTCTCGCCGATCGCCGGGCGCTGCTGGACGTGGTGGTGGACTCGAAATTCGTAGTGCACGAGGAGGACCATTCCGTTACCGTCAACTTCGGGGTTATCGAAGGGCATCCCGTCAGCGTGGGTGCGATACAGGTCCGAGGTCTGCGGAAGACCCATAGAAACGTAGTGATCCGCGAACTGGAGATCCAACCGGGAGAACTCTACGACAACGCGAAGATATCGTTGAGCCAGACCCGGCTCTTCCAGACGGGCCTTTTCCGCAGCGTGCGCCTGTCTCCCCTGAGGAGCGACACCTCAGCTACGGTGCGGGACCTGGTAGTGGAGGTCACCGAATTGCCCGGGGGAGAGGTGAGTTTCGGCGCCGGCTTCGCCACGGCCGAACGCTTCAGGGGCAGCTTCAGTGTCGCATACCGAAACTTGTTGGGCCGGGGGATCACCATTGGCGCCAACGGTCAGATCAGTTCGCTCTTCCAGCACATCGAGTCGGGGGTCACGCAACCGTGGTTGTTCCGGACCCGGACGACGGGCATCCTGCGCGCGTTCTTCCGGCGCGAGGACCGCATCAGCCATACCGAGCAGGAAGCGGGCGTGTCCGTGGCGGTCAACCGCGAACTCTCCCGCACCTACCGCAGTCAACTGACCTATACGCTGAAGAACATCGAGGTGTCGTCGCTCAGCGACGAACTGGCCGAACTCCTGCGAAGCGGTTCGGAAGTCGACAGCCTCCGGTCCAGGCGCGAAGGCAGTCTGACCGGGCTTGTGACGTACGACACGCGGGATGATATCCTGAATCCGAAGACGGGGTTCTTCGGTCAATTCCAGAGCAGCGTGGCCAGCCCCCTGCTCGGCAGTTCCACGCTCAACCGGAACTCGATACTTACGGTGAGGGCCATCGCCCGTAAATACCTGACCTTTCCCAACGCGCCGGATTTTTCCACTGCGGTCTCGTTCGCCTACGTGAGGGCGCTGAACGAAAACCGCGTACCCCTCGACAGCAGACTGTTTATCGGAGGCGACCGATCGGTGCGGGGGTTCGGTATAAACCGGATCGGCCAGCCCGACGGTGGACTGATCGCCATCAGCGCGCAGCATGAAATCCAGTTGCCCTTCTCCCGGTTTGACCTGGCCGTATTCGCGGACTGGGGCGGGGTGGGGAAAACAGTGGGTTCTTTCGGTTTCGGTGATCTCCTGCTTGGTTACGGAGCGGGAGTCCGGGTGAGTTCCCCGATCGGGCTGATACGGGGCGACGTGGGTTTTCACAATCAAAGCAAGATCGACCCTCCCAATTCGAGAAAGTACGACCGGACTTTCTTCTACTTCGGTCTCGGACAGGCGTTCTGATTTTGACCCGACGGCGGATTTACGCCGGGAAGGGAGACATGTTCGCTAAATCAAGACTGCAGGCTTTCACGTACTATAACGAGTTTGACCGCGCGGACCGATGGCGCGACGACTTCGCAGAGCTCAAGGCCGGCGGATTTCAATTCGTCGTCTTCCGGGACGGATTCGATCTGCGAAACCAGCTGGCCTCGGAAGACCAGACGGACCGGGTGAAAGAAATGATCGGCGCCGCGGCGGACGCGGGAATCCGTTCCATCCTGCACATCGGCAACCCGAAGGCCCTGTACCTGTTGCCCGACTCCCGGGCGTGGCGTCTCGACTATGTGCGGCGCGTGTCGGAGGTATTCGGGTCCTGCAAGGGATTGTACGCGCTGCAACTGGAGGACGCGCCCACGGGAGGAAGCGAGTACCCCGAGGATCGCTGGCAACAGGTGATGGAGTCCGTTGAAGGCCGCCTGTTGACGATGGAAATGACCGAAGACGGATACCGGCATGGGCGCAGGATCTGGCAGATGGAACAGTATGCGCTGTTTACGGCAGAGGTGGCCCGGGCCGTGAAGAAGGTGAAATCGAACCTGAAGACGACGATGGCATTCCATCTCGACGCCCTCCTGCCCGCCGAAACACTGGTCCACTTTCAACATACGGCCCGCGCGCTGGACTTCGTCATCATCGATCCGGGATCGCCGCCGGCTCAGTCCGCCACGGATACCGGCCGCCTGATCCGCTGGGCGGCGCGCGCGGCCGGGTCTCTGGCGGAAAAGGACGTCTGGATGGTCGTCGGATCGCAGATGATGCGGGGCCGGTACCAGGCCACGCTGCGGGAACTGCGGGAATGGACGGCTGCGGCTTGCGCACCGGGCGTATCGGCCGTTGGCTGGCATAACTGGGACGATACCGCGTGGTGGGAAGGCCGGGCCATACGGGGCCGGTCCCTGTCGGAATCGAACCCGGAGCTTTGGGCGGCAATTTCCACCTTGTGTCGATCGGTGACGGAGACGGAACGCGCGAATGGGTCGTCCTCGGAGTACCGATGCCTGCTTTCGTACGATTCCGTCGCGAGCCGCGTGCCTGCGCTGGACGTATGGACGCCTCATGGCATCCTTGAAGAAAGCACGGGACAGGAAATCGGATACGCCTCCGATCACCAGGTATCGGACGGGGACAAACTTTCCGGGTGTGAATTGCTCTGCTGCACGCCCTGTCCAACGGTGAAAGAAGCGGTCGTCGAACGGTTGATTCGCTACATGCGGGCAGGCGGATGGATCGTGGGTTCGGCCGACGACTTCCGCCTGGACGAGGGGATGCGTCTCGGCGACGCGCGGGCACGCGTGTTCGGCATACAGGTGGAGTCCGTCCTCAACGATCCGGACCGGATCCTGCTGACTGCCGGCTGGCCCGACCTGCCCGAGGGCGCCGCGCTCGACGCGCACCAGTGGCGGGTCCGACCGGCGGAAATCGACGACGACGTGCGCGTCATCGGACGGTGGGGCGACGGTTCGCCCGCGGTGATCCTGAAACCGCACAAGGACGGCGGCGCCCTGTACATCGGTACCGATCCCTACCGGTCGGCGGACAGAGACCGCAACGGCCACTGGCGTGGATTCCTGAAGGCCGTCCTGGACCGGGAAGTGCTCAGGCGCTTGTCGAAGGCATAGCATCCGCGGCACGGAGCCGCAGACACGCAAGAGCTACCGGCGCTTGCCGGAACTACCGGCGCCTACTCCAGATTGGCGTGGCGATCGAACATGCCCTGCCCGGTTTCGCCGAGCCGCGCCATGAGCAGCATGACGCAGGCATCGAGCATCACCCCGAGGCTCTGTTCGAAGAGCGTGCCCATCGGCTGGTGCGACCGATGTTCCTTACCGCTGGTTGTTTTCGATGATTTTGGCGCAGGCGCGGGAATGACGACGACAACGTCCGCCAGCCGGGCGGCCGGAGATTCCGGGACAGCGGTCGCCGCCGCAACGCGCGCGCCGGTCTTGGCGGCTTTACCCGCATAGTGGACCATGCGGTCCGTCACGCCCGATCCCGATCCGATCAGCAGCAGGTCGCCCGGCCGGATCGGCGGCGAGGTCGTTTCACCCACCACGTGGACCGGCCGGCCGAGTTGGGCAAGCCGCATGGCGAAGCTGCGCATGACCAGCCCGGAACGCCCCGCGCCGGCGACGAAGACCCGCCGGGCCCCGGTGACTTCCCGCACCAGTGCTTCGACTTCATCGCATGAGATCCGATTCAGCGTTCGCCGGAGTTCGTCCAGGATGGACCGGGCGATCTCATCGAATGGGGGAGAGGCTCTCTCGTTATCCATCGGCTCGATGCACGATCTCCATGATCCGCCGGATCGCACGGACCGCGCGGCCGGGGTCGGCGTTTCCGGTGATGTAACCGCCGACGACCACGATGTCCGGGCCGTGCGGTATCAGCCGCTTGATCAACGCGGGGTCCAGTCCGCCCGCAACGGCCAGCCCTGCCCGTTCGACCGCTGCGCCGACCCGGCCTATGCCTTCCAGGTTTCGCGCTGGATCACCCGGTCCGCCCGGTCCGCCCGGTCCGCTCTGCCCCCGGGCGTCGAAAGCCGTGTGCATACAGATGTAATCCAGCCCGGCCCGATCCATCCTGCGGGCCAGGGATACCGCCTCGTCCACTTCACGGGCGGTGATCAGGTCGGCCATGACCTGGCCGCCGGACCGCTTCGCCCGATCGCCCGCTTCCCGAAGCGTGGCCGGGTGGGCCGTACCGAGCACGGTTACGATGTCCGCCCCCGCATCGAAGGCGAGGCCCGCTTCCACGGCGCCGGCATCCGCGATCTTGAGATCCGCCAGGATCTTCTTGTCGGGATGGTCCCGCCTGGTCCCGGCGATGATGTCGACCCCGTAACGGATCAGCAGGGGCGTTCCGAGCTCGATGATGTCCACGTCGCCGGCGGTCTCGTCCAACAGGCGGCGAACCGTACCCGCGTGCGGCGTGTCCAGGGCAAGTTGGAGCAGCATGATGGCCGTGTCCACTGGGTAGCGGTGGGCAACGGGTCCGCTTCGACCCGGTCAGTCCACACCGTCGCCGATACATACCCGGAGCAGATTCGGGTGTTCCGGGAGATCCTTCGTACCGGCGCCATAGCCGATCTTTCTCAATATCATCCTTGGCAGGACCCCGTGCCCGTTTGCCGTAGCTTTAAGAAACGCGGCGCCGGTCGGGGTGACCAGTTCACCTTCGATCCCGGTGTGGTAAACCGGCATGTCGCGCATCAGCTCAAAGGCGCCCGGGGCGGGGACGGGCATCCGGCCGTGCGCGCAGTGGATAAAGCCCCGTCCCACCGGCAGCGCCGACGCGTATACCCGGTCTATGTCGAGCAGGGCCAGGCCGATGCAGGCGCCCACGACGTCCACGACCGCATCCACCCCGCTGACTTCGTGCAGGTGTACCTCCTGTTTCGAGATGCCGTGCACCTTGCTTTCCGCCGTCGCCAGGTGATCGAACACCTCGATGGCCCGGCTTCTGACGGACCCGTCGAGCGTGCTGCCTTCGATGACGGAGATCAAATCGTCCAGGTGCCTCGCTTCTCCGTGGTCGTGGAAGGGTCCGGATTCGCCGGGCCCTTCGATGATTTCACGGCCTTCCGCGGTCCGGACGAGGACATCGATCTTGGTTCCCGCGATATGCTGCCGGGTCACCGTCTTCCGGGTGAGCCGGAAACCGTCCAGGGGGAGTTTCTCCAGTTCGCTGTTCAGCGTATCGAAATCCAGGCCGGCGTCCACCAGCGCGCCAAGAATCATGTCGCCGCTGATGCCGGAGAAGCAGTCGAAGTACGCTATGGCCATCCATCCGCCCCATAAATAAATGACCGGACGATCTCCGTTCTTCGTCCGGT encodes:
- a CDS encoding BamA/TamA family outer membrane protein; translated protein: MHMVKGMRLPSKPTVAESGRIGSSRTRYSGTFRTLFLLAILYAFPVDAQQSLIVDRIVVEGNATIAGDRILSLIETRTDSFLRPRFWQRRRLNNATWRTDLSAIESFYRNSGFLDARVRFVREEIDTDRVALRIVIDEGPRYTVRAVNLNGFGYLSEDEIRQNLITREGQVFFRLSAATDKRYIQRLADRRALLDVVVDSKFVVHEEDHSVTVNFGVIEGHPVSVGAIQVRGLRKTHRNVVIRELEIQPGELYDNAKISLSQTRLFQTGLFRSVRLSPLRSDTSATVRDLVVEVTELPGGEVSFGAGFATAERFRGSFSVAYRNLLGRGITIGANGQISSLFQHIESGVTQPWLFRTRTTGILRAFFRREDRISHTEQEAGVSVAVNRELSRTYRSQLTYTLKNIEVSSLSDELAELLRSGSEVDSLRSRREGSLTGLVTYDTRDDILNPKTGFFGQFQSSVASPLLGSSTLNRNSILTVRAIARKYLTFPNAPDFSTAVSFAYVRALNENRVPLDSRLFIGGDRSVRGFGINRIGQPDGGLIAISAQHEIQLPFSRFDLAVFADWGGVGKTVGSFGFGDLLLGYGAGVRVSSPIGLIRGDVGFHNQSKIDPPNSRKYDRTFFYFGLGQAF
- the hxlB gene encoding 6-phospho-3-hexuloisomerase, with translation MDNERASPPFDEIARSILDELRRTLNRISCDEVEALVREVTGARRVFVAGAGRSGLVMRSFAMRLAQLGRPVHVVGETTSPPIRPGDLLLIGSGSGVTDRMVHYAGKAAKTGARVAAATAVPESPAARLADVVVVIPAPAPKSSKTTSGKEHRSHQPMGTLFEQSLGVMLDACVMLLMARLGETGQGMFDRHANLE
- a CDS encoding 3-hexulose-6-phosphate synthase translates to MLLQLALDTPHAGTVRRLLDETAGDVDIIELGTPLLIRYGVDIIAGTRRDHPDKKILADLKIADAGAVEAGLAFDAGADIVTVLGTAHPATLREAGDRAKRSGGQVMADLITAREVDEAVSLARRMDRAGLDYICMHTAFDARGQSGPGGPGGPGDPARNLEGIGRVGAAVERAGLAVAGGLDPALIKRLIPHGPDIVVVGGYITGNADPGRAVRAIRRIMEIVHRADG
- a CDS encoding LarC family nickel insertion protein; translated protein: MAIAYFDCFSGISGDMILGALVDAGLDFDTLNSELEKLPLDGFRLTRKTVTRQHIAGTKIDVLVRTAEGREIIEGPGESGPFHDHGEARHLDDLISVIEGSTLDGSVRSRAIEVFDHLATAESKVHGISKQEVHLHEVSGVDAVVDVVGACIGLALLDIDRVYASALPVGRGFIHCAHGRMPVPAPGAFELMRDMPVYHTGIEGELVTPTGAAFLKATANGHGVLPRMILRKIGYGAGTKDLPEHPNLLRVCIGDGVD